Proteins from one Desulfobacterales bacterium genomic window:
- a CDS encoding DUF1318 domain-containing protein, with translation MGKKSLKKKVMCFIMLLFIGGCTIADVKVEVMSERTSLENQVLGTYNSLDTQMLLFASVRGVDSTGNIKPPPKQSPDQMDAIVAMQVLSFHADDLQGFKSLGWVGENNEGLLKPFPMNKDKVSDDLKVFSERFAQDEFNSVLEQINKSREIIMQRVIDTNENLSKKDVPEIKKIFGKLNRETASIGEKIQKEDGTWIVKE, from the coding sequence ATGGGAAAAAAATCATTAAAAAAAAAGGTTATGTGTTTTATAATGCTATTATTTATAGGCGGATGCACAATTGCTGATGTCAAAGTAGAAGTTATGAGTGAAAGGACTTCCCTTGAAAATCAGGTTCTAGGCACTTATAACTCTCTTGATACTCAAATGCTTCTTTTTGCCTCTGTGCGTGGAGTTGATTCAACAGGTAATATTAAACCTCCACCAAAACAAAGCCCTGATCAAATGGATGCAATTGTTGCTATGCAGGTTTTATCTTTCCATGCGGACGATTTACAAGGATTTAAATCCTTAGGCTGGGTCGGAGAAAATAATGAAGGTTTATTAAAACCTTTTCCAATGAATAAAGATAAAGTTTCAGATGATTTGAAAGTTTTTTCTGAAAGATTTGCCCAAGACGAGTTTAATTCTGTATTAGAACAAATTAATAAATCCAGAGAAATTATAATGCAAAGGGTTATTGATACGAATGAGAATCTTTCCAAAAAAGATGTGCCTGAAATAAAAAAAATATTTGGCAAATTAAATAGGGAAACAGCTTCTATTGGAGAAAAAATTCAAAAAGAAGATGGAACATGGATTGTGAAAGAATAA
- a CDS encoding tetratricopeptide repeat protein gives MKNIKIIFLCVLSFLITLANLSAKTNQSLAIILPYQITAETDPVISFDISLDGKFMVYSLSTNNFTDIYLRSANPSIVMLPKQITSDPSNEFAPVFSPDGDFIAYVGTTYDVKGDIYLMNIKKEGSKPIRITGREGEDGAPCFSPNGRILYFHQKKTGGFINQIFFIDLSKKDSIPIAIDTKGDALYPSVSPDNKKLAFVSYRNDFSGDIFFIDLSTSEIIPLTTGPEIDFSPVWSKDGKKIFFSRIMADTDKDGILSLKDNAQIFSIRFNEQKYRAYPLTPINYSTFQLKSSDSMVYFLSNRKGIINCWALPQSGVVPNENNPKSQIEFADKIADKIPSEPYVTLLSYYKVIELFSSDKNISANAAYNIGMIYKNLDMEDASISAFKIIDDEFGGIEPYAGFSRIEQAFINCQKIIRKEGNNNIRTKIINDSIKKISEISGSPTVTGKGYIAVSRLLSQIKGQPEAFTKAIDVLDRVIQDSSLKDYENGDLPAEAMILKADIYSIIGMKEKVYPAYLSVIKEYPNSVFFTEQASEKIIDISLSGISKDKSSNKIQYLRKIAEENRNKTPIISIVALNRIGDIYYAEDELAKAKAAYQQVLEQFPILSPKTAAARMSLAEIYYKEERFKKALELYEKEIELRPFEDSIHALARDGYIRKAISSGEYLYILGEIYSAQKTFKELLDYDSSIVEAHRGYIKCAVALKLTNNIIEHYKRLLQNNPNDPILLYSNGLALTYLENKESLDEAEKLILKAISINGQIEYFYQTLGYIYEVSETVYKEKKGIEKALDCYQKAYFLNDHERNSDNAANLLLNIGNSYYSLGQYWKAYTYYYQRFESKKPFDNKNTEILFYRRLGESAFQEKENEETIQSYKKVIELIADETEPEQALKEYDKLIRYVNDRIITPGLKNKKVNDKAKSVSKEQVNINRDLSRLGREVFPPPSKKWDSYQKGLLGLLEKQERLNKEIISLLKQLKYSDINDGSPKVEDAEKAMYLFMLKIKESLDFPEKMVHLKVEMLDRLGLAYQEFEKLEESVQSFEYAYLLNEQLGLNQNLAKNMRSIAFNKYNLASSLHGKEKREKLRESLKAFQKVIELLDKYGVAQRVEEKGRGLLNIKTQVSLDQMASTEAAHGFTKDQEMRLANTFIAKINIELLELGESEKAFVDMLKLYPYDKEVAEKDLYGVSLLFHRAGHISYSRRQYQESFKRFKRSLELSIRMKNPASAVINLCNITDLVLKTSLFYEKLFEIESFDKAVLEIVANNPAISENRLDIIYHNVMGVFYAQFSSKNISEYENAVLKMRTSQNAYAHFEKGIKLLESQKTNCDRQCLYLLSVLHLNFGGLIEQIGYSGKKHFETASRLSDMGMFFDIKWRADVSLGKFDEALIDLKHVSILRAGCGKNEIMSAFSPKIKELTEKGLIEEAFNLSEKLSELERFNRIAPMFGKINGTERNFYRNSYLRLSKIYELKEKLKTDSDKEFLEQRIAQEYELLGLDIGKKGEKLPDIIANISDTNEREKVIMLFGLAVLAEDQADSIIFKTDDLLSESLINNSESKKNYVNVINQYQDLRKKVISQRPKERSSDLFALFGSEPFEAIDVMENLPQNSSMLRLIKIEKDSFIGFFVNGEGLTYKLLNYDDLIKLSAENNINIIASEELFPIFGKACYSLSASHYVRSLKNRKSFKQAILEMPSGSVSNHDYSIYSLKDLNIDNIDSDLIEGINTLILSYPAFISSSVPVRSGEKSLLFFGVEDKNGKQMKFDSLMTYFSNLSLALIENMDKDDVYIGCHLFSIYGCPTIIFQNEKDDNHQLLNAFLKEYKNQSAYEAKNTVDSKDNWIQFGYKGMTPSEIAAFNKSNFIKYVKQGIEEFKNKNFAFSLILFEKSAIIASSNQEFSKHLSGVLKYARESAYNAGNFDKALKYASKLTDYMKTTRPDSQEHAESLMALGLIDAKLSNYDKAVPNLEESLEIVANLELTSEQIKAFFELGVVLENATDYERAVVNFESAASLSKGLRKNELLAKQYTSIGRIYDMRLSKYAYGIQFYKKALEIWQELKNNEMIAESYINIGRCYRLLGNFQEADKNYDDAMNLVSPDKFEAYSKVIIEKANNAWFQGRYDEAFRLQRKAYNIAMDKNFSLMKVISLNTSGLIFWTLGEYKKALLELNNALEFTDELKARPDEIATTLNNIGVILRDIGRYGEALEKFEKALEIDTKLKSKWAIAYDFRNKALTLFKMGKPEESIPLFEQALYEASSIGNKINEAKAAVGLGDAYFTVDNKEKAKEAYTKALSLSQSMSLKEVEWRSFYGLAMLEDNNKDEAKKFLYEAIKIIEKMRADIKIEQLKDSFITDKVSVYEKLVSILVEKGEITEAFEVAERSRARNFIDILGNQNLKLKSSVDKKLYDKQNLIRSRIKEYESLIAQAENEKELESYKKSFDSLQNDLNSVMLEIQMQNPELASMVSVSPLKAKELMAKINNNIGLLCYYVVSDEIFYWLITKDDIKLFRTPIGRGSFEEFILDYRRMMQNLEPLAEQSKQLYEWILAPAVKVLSSPEFSKITTLGIVPHASLHYLSFATLSNGNDFLIDKYPIFYIPSASVLDYTMKRRQSEKNLKVLAIGNPDLGDPIFNLPFSEYEVGSIKWNFPNITILTKDKAVEDWIVNNISQFGIIHLASHGEFDPINPLFSAIKLARGAQGDGNLEASEVFGLSINADMVILSACQTGLAKVTGGDDVIGLNRAFFYAGTHTVISSLWRVSDVSTAILIKEFYRQYTLNNKADSLRKAILHVKKFYPHPGYWGAFSLVGDYY, from the coding sequence ATGAAAAACATTAAAATTATTTTTTTATGCGTTTTATCATTTTTAATAACTTTAGCAAATCTTTCAGCTAAAACTAACCAAAGTTTAGCAATTATTTTACCATATCAAATTACAGCAGAAACAGACCCTGTTATTTCTTTTGATATATCCCTTGACGGTAAGTTCATGGTGTATTCTTTATCTACAAATAATTTTACAGATATTTATTTGAGGTCAGCTAATCCTTCCATTGTTATGCTTCCAAAGCAAATTACAAGCGACCCTTCTAATGAATTTGCTCCTGTTTTTTCTCCAGACGGCGATTTTATAGCCTATGTCGGGACGACTTACGATGTAAAAGGAGATATATATTTAATGAATATTAAAAAGGAAGGCAGTAAGCCCATAAGAATAACTGGAAGGGAAGGAGAAGACGGCGCTCCATGTTTTAGTCCTAACGGACGCATACTGTATTTCCATCAAAAAAAAACAGGAGGATTTATAAATCAAATATTTTTTATAGATTTATCAAAAAAAGATTCTATTCCCATAGCGATTGATACTAAAGGAGATGCTTTATATCCTTCTGTTTCTCCAGATAACAAAAAATTAGCTTTTGTATCATATCGAAACGATTTTAGTGGAGATATCTTTTTTATAGATTTATCAACTTCTGAAATTATCCCCTTAACAACAGGTCCAGAAATTGATTTTTCACCAGTATGGTCAAAAGACGGGAAAAAGATTTTTTTTTCAAGAATAATGGCTGATACTGATAAAGATGGTATTTTATCATTAAAAGATAATGCCCAAATATTTTCAATTAGATTCAATGAGCAAAAATATCGAGCTTATCCATTAACTCCGATTAATTATTCTACGTTTCAGCTAAAATCATCTGATTCAATGGTTTATTTTTTATCCAACAGAAAAGGTATAATTAATTGCTGGGCGTTACCCCAATCTGGCGTTGTACCCAATGAAAACAATCCAAAATCCCAAATTGAATTCGCTGATAAAATAGCAGATAAAATCCCAAGTGAACCTTATGTCACGCTTCTTTCTTATTATAAAGTTATTGAGCTTTTTAGCTCTGATAAAAATATTTCCGCTAATGCCGCTTATAATATAGGAATGATATATAAAAATCTTGATATGGAAGATGCATCTATATCTGCATTTAAAATAATTGATGACGAATTTGGAGGAATTGAACCCTACGCTGGGTTTTCTCGAATAGAGCAGGCGTTTATAAATTGTCAGAAAATTATTAGAAAAGAAGGCAATAATAATATTCGAACAAAAATAATTAATGATAGCATTAAAAAAATTAGTGAAATATCTGGATCCCCGACAGTTACTGGAAAGGGTTATATTGCAGTATCAAGGCTTTTAAGTCAAATTAAAGGACAGCCAGAAGCTTTTACCAAAGCTATTGATGTTTTGGACAGGGTAATACAGGATTCTTCTTTAAAAGATTACGAAAATGGAGATTTACCTGCTGAAGCTATGATTCTGAAAGCTGATATTTACAGCATCATAGGAATGAAAGAAAAAGTTTATCCCGCTTATTTATCGGTAATAAAAGAGTATCCTAACTCTGTTTTTTTTACAGAGCAGGCTTCTGAAAAAATTATTGATATCTCCCTTTCAGGAATTAGTAAAGACAAAAGCTCTAATAAAATACAATATTTGAGAAAAATTGCAGAGGAAAATCGGAATAAAACTCCAATTATTTCTATAGTTGCACTTAATAGAATTGGCGATATATATTACGCAGAAGATGAACTTGCAAAAGCAAAAGCGGCTTATCAGCAAGTATTAGAACAATTTCCGATTTTAAGCCCTAAAACAGCGGCTGCTCGCATGTCCTTAGCTGAAATTTATTATAAAGAGGAAAGATTTAAAAAAGCCCTTGAGCTTTATGAAAAAGAAATTGAATTAAGACCATTTGAAGACAGCATACATGCCCTTGCAAGAGACGGTTATATTAGAAAGGCTATATCCTCTGGTGAATACCTATATATTTTGGGAGAAATTTATTCCGCACAAAAAACATTTAAAGAGCTTTTAGATTATGATTCTTCCATAGTTGAAGCCCATAGGGGTTATATCAAATGTGCTGTTGCTTTAAAACTAACGAATAACATTATAGAGCATTATAAAAGACTTTTACAAAATAATCCTAATGACCCAATTCTTCTTTACAGCAATGGTCTTGCCCTTACTTATTTGGAGAATAAGGAATCATTAGACGAAGCAGAAAAGTTAATTTTAAAAGCCATAAGTATAAATGGTCAGATAGAATATTTTTATCAAACACTTGGCTATATTTATGAAGTTTCAGAGACAGTATATAAGGAAAAAAAAGGAATTGAAAAAGCGTTAGATTGTTATCAAAAAGCATATTTTTTGAACGACCATGAGCGAAATTCTGATAATGCGGCAAATCTTTTATTGAATATCGGAAATTCTTACTACTCCCTTGGCCAATACTGGAAGGCGTATACCTATTATTACCAAAGATTTGAATCGAAAAAGCCCTTTGATAACAAAAATACTGAAATATTATTTTATAGGCGATTAGGAGAATCAGCATTCCAAGAAAAAGAAAATGAAGAAACAATTCAATCCTATAAAAAAGTTATTGAACTTATCGCCGATGAAACTGAGCCGGAACAAGCTTTAAAAGAATATGATAAACTTATACGATATGTTAATGACCGCATAATAACTCCCGGTTTAAAAAATAAAAAAGTAAATGACAAAGCTAAGTCTGTATCTAAAGAACAGGTAAACATAAATAGAGATCTTTCCCGTTTAGGTAGAGAAGTTTTTCCTCCTCCAAGCAAAAAATGGGATTCTTACCAAAAGGGACTTTTAGGGTTACTTGAAAAACAAGAAAGATTAAACAAAGAAATAATTTCATTACTAAAACAATTGAAATATTCGGACATAAATGACGGAAGCCCTAAGGTTGAAGATGCTGAAAAGGCTATGTATTTGTTTATGCTTAAAATAAAGGAAAGTTTAGATTTTCCTGAAAAAATGGTTCATCTTAAAGTTGAAATGCTGGATAGATTGGGACTTGCGTATCAGGAATTTGAAAAACTTGAAGAATCTGTTCAATCTTTTGAATACGCATATTTGTTAAACGAGCAATTAGGCTTAAACCAAAATCTTGCTAAAAATATGAGGTCAATTGCTTTCAATAAATATAATCTTGCTTCCAGCTTACACGGCAAGGAAAAACGAGAAAAATTAAGGGAGTCTCTAAAGGCTTTTCAAAAAGTCATAGAGCTTTTAGATAAATATGGAGTAGCTCAAAGGGTTGAGGAAAAGGGTAGGGGGCTTTTAAATATAAAAACTCAAGTTTCCCTTGATCAAATGGCATCTACTGAAGCGGCTCATGGTTTTACAAAAGATCAAGAAATGAGGCTTGCAAACACGTTTATCGCTAAAATTAATATTGAGCTTTTAGAACTTGGAGAATCTGAAAAAGCTTTTGTTGATATGCTTAAACTCTATCCCTACGACAAAGAAGTTGCAGAGAAGGATTTATATGGAGTTTCTCTTCTTTTCCATAGAGCCGGTCATATATCCTATTCAAGACGGCAGTATCAAGAATCATTTAAGCGTTTTAAAAGATCCCTTGAATTATCCATTCGAATGAAAAATCCTGCAAGTGCTGTTATAAATTTATGCAATATAACTGATTTAGTTTTAAAAACATCTTTATTTTATGAAAAACTCTTTGAAATAGAATCATTTGATAAAGCGGTATTGGAAATTGTGGCAAATAATCCTGCTATTTCTGAAAATCGGCTCGATATAATTTATCATAATGTTATGGGTGTTTTTTATGCTCAATTTTCGTCTAAAAATATTAGTGAATATGAAAATGCAGTTTTAAAAATGAGGACTTCGCAGAATGCCTATGCTCATTTTGAAAAAGGCATAAAACTTCTTGAATCCCAAAAAACTAATTGTGATAGGCAATGTTTATATTTACTTTCAGTTTTGCACCTTAATTTTGGAGGCCTTATTGAACAAATCGGATATTCAGGGAAAAAACATTTTGAAACAGCTTCGCGATTGTCAGATATGGGAATGTTTTTTGATATTAAATGGAGAGCTGACGTGTCTCTTGGTAAATTTGATGAAGCCCTTATTGATCTTAAGCATGTTTCAATTTTAAGGGCAGGTTGCGGCAAAAATGAAATTATGAGTGCTTTTAGTCCGAAAATAAAAGAACTTACTGAAAAAGGTTTAATTGAAGAAGCATTTAATTTATCAGAAAAACTATCAGAGCTTGAAAGATTTAACCGTATAGCTCCTATGTTTGGAAAAATTAATGGAACAGAACGAAATTTTTATAGAAATTCCTATTTGCGGTTATCAAAAATTTATGAATTAAAAGAAAAATTAAAAACAGATTCGGATAAAGAATTTTTGGAACAGCGAATTGCTCAAGAATATGAACTTTTGGGGTTAGACATTGGTAAAAAAGGAGAAAAACTGCCGGATATAATAGCTAATATAAGCGATACAAATGAAAGAGAAAAGGTTATAATGCTGTTCGGACTTGCTGTTTTAGCTGAAGATCAAGCTGATTCTATAATATTTAAAACCGACGATTTATTATCTGAGTCTCTTATCAATAATAGTGAATCGAAAAAGAATTATGTTAACGTAATTAATCAATATCAAGATCTTAGAAAAAAAGTTATTTCCCAAAGGCCTAAAGAAAGATCATCTGATCTTTTTGCTTTGTTTGGTTCGGAGCCTTTTGAAGCTATTGATGTAATGGAAAATTTACCTCAAAATTCAAGCATGCTTCGTTTAATTAAAATCGAAAAGGATTCATTTATTGGATTTTTTGTTAATGGAGAAGGACTTACCTATAAATTATTAAATTACGATGATTTGATAAAATTATCCGCTGAAAATAATATTAACATTATCGCTTCTGAAGAATTATTTCCTATATTTGGAAAGGCTTGTTATAGCTTAAGTGCGTCCCATTATGTAAGGTCATTGAAAAATCGAAAATCATTTAAACAAGCTATCCTTGAAATGCCTTCAGGGTCAGTTAGTAACCATGATTATTCAATATATTCATTAAAAGATTTAAATATTGATAATATTGATTCAGACTTGATTGAAGGAATAAACACTTTAATTTTATCATATCCAGCATTTATATCTTCATCTGTGCCTGTAAGAAGTGGTGAAAAATCATTGTTATTCTTTGGGGTTGAAGACAAAAATGGCAAGCAGATGAAGTTTGATAGTCTTATGACTTATTTTTCAAATCTTTCCCTTGCTTTAATTGAAAACATGGACAAGGATGACGTATATATCGGATGTCATTTATTTTCGATTTATGGTTGTCCCACAATAATTTTTCAGAATGAAAAAGATGATAATCATCAATTATTGAATGCATTTTTAAAAGAGTATAAAAATCAATCCGCGTATGAGGCCAAAAATACGGTGGATTCGAAAGATAATTGGATTCAATTTGGCTATAAAGGAATGACTCCATCGGAAATAGCGGCATTTAATAAAAGTAATTTTATAAAATATGTGAAGCAAGGCATTGAAGAATTTAAAAATAAAAATTTTGCTTTTTCCCTTATTCTTTTTGAAAAGTCTGCAATTATTGCATCTTCAAATCAAGAATTTTCAAAACATCTTTCAGGAGTTTTAAAATATGCAAGGGAAAGTGCTTACAATGCTGGAAATTTTGATAAAGCTTTAAAATATGCATCAAAGCTGACAGATTATATGAAAACTACTCGGCCTGATTCACAAGAACACGCCGAATCATTAATGGCATTAGGCCTTATTGATGCTAAGCTTTCAAATTATGATAAAGCTGTGCCTAATCTTGAAGAATCCCTTGAAATTGTCGCTAATCTTGAATTAACATCTGAACAAATAAAGGCTTTTTTTGAACTTGGAGTTGTGCTTGAAAATGCCACTGATTATGAAAGAGCTGTGGTTAATTTTGAATCTGCTGCATCCCTTAGCAAAGGGCTTAGAAAAAATGAGCTTTTGGCTAAACAATATACAAGTATCGGTAGAATATATGATATGCGGCTTTCAAAATATGCTTATGGAATTCAGTTCTATAAAAAAGCTTTAGAAATTTGGCAAGAGCTTAAGAATAACGAAATGATCGCAGAATCATATATCAATATTGGAAGATGTTACAGGCTACTTGGTAATTTTCAGGAAGCTGATAAAAATTATGATGATGCCATGAATTTAGTTTCTCCGGATAAATTTGAAGCGTATTCAAAGGTAATAATCGAAAAAGCTAATAATGCGTGGTTTCAAGGAAGATATGATGAAGCTTTTAGGTTGCAAAGAAAAGCTTACAATATAGCAATGGATAAAAATTTTTCCTTGATGAAAGTTATAAGCTTAAATACATCTGGTCTTATTTTTTGGACTTTAGGAGAGTATAAAAAGGCTTTATTAGAGTTAAATAACGCTCTTGAATTTACAGATGAATTAAAAGCTCGGCCCGATGAAATAGCAACAACTTTGAATAATATAGGCGTAATTTTAAGGGATATAGGCAGGTATGGCGAGGCTTTAGAAAAATTTGAAAAAGCCCTTGAAATAGATACAAAATTAAAATCTAAATGGGCGATAGCGTATGATTTTCGAAATAAAGCTTTGACTTTATTTAAGATGGGAAAGCCTGAAGAATCTATACCTTTGTTTGAACAAGCTTTATACGAAGCGAGTTCCATAGGAAATAAAATAAACGAAGCAAAAGCTGCTGTAGGTTTGGGTGACGCTTATTTTACTGTTGATAATAAAGAAAAAGCAAAAGAAGCTTATACTAAAGCTCTTTCATTATCCCAGAGCATGTCTCTTAAAGAAGTTGAATGGAGAAGTTTTTACGGGCTTGCTATGCTTGAGGATAACAACAAGGATGAGGCAAAAAAATTCTTATATGAAGCTATAAAAATAATTGAAAAAATGAGAGCAGATATAAAAATTGAACAGCTTAAAGACAGTTTTATTACAGATAAGGTTTCCGTATATGAAAAGCTTGTGTCAATCCTTGTGGAAAAAGGTGAAATAACAGAGGCTTTTGAAGTTGCTGAACGTTCGAGGGCGAGAAATTTTATAGATATTCTCGGTAATCAAAATTTAAAACTTAAATCATCGGTCGATAAAAAATTATATGACAAACAAAACTTAATACGGTCTCGAATAAAGGAATATGAATCTCTTATTGCTCAAGCTGAAAATGAAAAAGAATTGGAATCCTATAAAAAAAGTTTTGATAGTCTTCAAAATGATTTAAATAGCGTTATGCTTGAAATTCAGATGCAAAACCCTGAACTTGCCTCTATGGTTTCAGTCTCTCCTTTAAAAGCTAAAGAGCTTATGGCAAAAATTAATAACAATATTGGCCTATTATGTTATTATGTTGTTTCTGACGAAATATTTTACTGGCTTATAACAAAGGATGATATAAAATTATTCAGAACTCCTATCGGAAGAGGTTCCTTTGAGGAATTTATTTTAGATTATAGAAGGATGATGCAGAATCTTGAGCCGCTTGCTGAACAATCTAAACAGCTTTATGAATGGATTTTAGCTCCAGCTGTAAAAGTTTTAAGCTCCCCTGAATTTAGCAAAATAACAACATTAGGAATAGTTCCCCATGCTTCACTTCATTACCTGTCTTTCGCAACGCTTTCTAATGGAAATGACTTTTTAATAGATAAATATCCGATATTTTATATTCCGAGCGCAAGCGTTTTGGATTATACGATGAAGAGAAGACAATCTGAGAAAAATCTTAAAGTCCTTGCAATAGGCAATCCTGATCTTGGAGATCCTATTTTTAATTTGCCGTTTTCAGAATATGAAGTTGGCTCAATTAAATGGAATTTTCCGAATATAACGATACTCACAAAAGATAAAGCAGTTGAGGACTGGATAGTAAATAATATTAGTCAATTTGGAATTATTCATTTGGCTTCCCATGGAGAATTTGATCCAATTAATCCTCTTTTTTCTGCTATAAAGCTCGCAAGGGGCGCACAAGGGGATGGAAATCTTGAAGCATCGGAAGTATTTGGGCTTTCAATAAATGCGGATATGGTTATTCTTAGTGCATGCCAAACAGGCCTTGCTAAAGTAACTGGAGGTGATGATGTTATTGGTTTAAATAGGGCTTTCTTTTATGCTGGAACTCATACAGTGATATCAAGCCTCTGGAGGGTTAGCGATGTGTCAACTGCAATTTTGATAAAAGAATTTTATAGGCAATATACTTTAAATAATAAAGCTGACAGCCTTAGAAAAGCTATTTTACACGTAAAGAAATTTTATCCGCATCCAGGCTATTGGGGAGCTTTTAGTTTAGTAGGCGATTATTATTAA
- a CDS encoding NADP-dependent malic enzyme, whose amino-acid sequence MKYELEALRYHKFPKPGKIEVVPLKSCLSQADLSLAYSPGVAFPCLKIKENNDLSFDYTSKGNLVGVITNGTAVLGLGNIGALAGKPVMEGKAVLFKRFANIDVFDIEINTQNPDEFINIVKNLEPTFGGINLEDIKAPDCFYIEEQLKKQMSIPVFHDDQHGTAIISSAALLNACLITNRKTSEIRVVINGAGAAAIACANMYISIGVKRENIIMVDTSGVIYKGRTKGMNPYKEAFAIDTNMRTLEDAAKGCNVLLGLSVKGAFTAEILKQMSDKPIIFALANPDPEIDYFEAKAIRPDAIIATGRSDYPNQVNNVLGFPFIFRGALDVRASKINEEMKIAAAMALSQLAQEDVPDSVLKAYPGRTIQFGPEYIIPLPFDSRVFLSVTPAVAEAAMKSGVARINIDDKEKYIERLEIMLGPEREIMHKMVVRAQQNPKRIVFPEGANPVILRAAHHIVNQKIAYPTLLCTDIERIYSLSKELHIPLDGIEIIENQKSRLFKEFAQKLFEKRNRKGWSLSETKRQLRSRYLFGAMMVSEGIVDGQVHGIECYYTYAIRPILQTIPRKKGVNKVAGMYLMIFKDRTLIFADPTVNINPSSEDLAEIAIQTAEMANFFDIKPKIAMLSFSNFGSSMHPDAYRVKRAVEIISEKNPNLIVEGEMQADTALIEEILKNDYPFNRLDGTANVLIFPELSSCNISYKLLECLGGAKKVGPLLMGISKPFNVLPRGTDMENVVNVTAITVVQAQEKNKN is encoded by the coding sequence ATGAAATACGAATTAGAAGCTTTAAGATACCACAAGTTCCCAAAACCGGGTAAAATTGAAGTTGTACCTCTAAAATCATGTCTTTCCCAAGCGGATTTGAGTTTAGCTTATAGTCCTGGAGTAGCTTTTCCATGTCTTAAAATTAAAGAAAACAATGATTTATCTTTTGATTATACATCTAAAGGTAATTTAGTAGGAGTTATAACTAATGGAACTGCTGTTTTAGGTCTCGGAAATATTGGTGCATTAGCTGGAAAACCTGTAATGGAAGGAAAAGCTGTTTTATTTAAGCGATTTGCCAATATAGATGTTTTTGATATCGAGATAAATACTCAAAATCCAGACGAGTTTATAAATATTGTCAAAAACTTAGAACCAACATTTGGAGGTATAAATTTAGAGGATATAAAAGCGCCAGATTGTTTTTATATTGAAGAACAGCTAAAAAAACAAATGTCTATTCCAGTTTTTCACGATGATCAGCATGGAACAGCAATTATATCCAGTGCAGCTCTTCTTAATGCCTGTCTTATAACTAATAGAAAAACATCCGAAATCAGAGTGGTTATAAATGGAGCTGGTGCCGCTGCAATTGCTTGCGCTAATATGTATATCTCTATCGGAGTAAAACGCGAAAATATTATTATGGTTGATACCTCTGGTGTTATTTATAAAGGCAGAACTAAAGGTATGAATCCATACAAAGAAGCATTTGCTATTGATACAAATATGCGTACTTTAGAAGACGCGGCTAAAGGTTGCAATGTGCTTCTTGGATTATCTGTAAAAGGTGCATTTACTGCTGAAATTTTAAAACAAATGAGCGATAAACCTATAATTTTCGCTCTGGCTAATCCAGACCCTGAAATAGATTATTTTGAAGCCAAAGCTATAAGACCTGATGCTATAATTGCAACAGGCCGATCCGATTATCCTAATCAAGTAAATAATGTTTTAGGTTTTCCATTTATTTTTAGGGGAGCATTAGACGTTAGAGCAAGTAAAATAAATGAAGAAATGAAAATTGCAGCCGCTATGGCTTTATCTCAATTAGCTCAAGAAGATGTTCCAGATTCTGTTCTCAAAGCTTATCCTGGACGTACAATCCAATTTGGCCCAGAGTATATAATTCCTCTTCCTTTTGATTCTAGAGTCTTTCTTAGCGTAACACCGGCTGTTGCCGAAGCCGCTATGAAAAGTGGTGTTGCAAGAATTAATATAGACGATAAAGAAAAATATATTGAGCGTTTAGAAATAATGCTTGGGCCTGAGCGTGAAATCATGCATAAAATGGTTGTCAGGGCGCAGCAAAATCCAAAACGAATAGTATTTCCTGAAGGCGCTAATCCTGTAATACTTAGAGCGGCTCACCATATTGTTAATCAAAAAATTGCATATCCTACTCTTCTTTGCACTGATATAGAAAGAATATACTCACTTTCAAAAGAGCTTCATATTCCATTGGATGGTATTGAGATTATCGAGAATCAAAAAAGTCGTCTATTTAAAGAATTTGCTCAAAAATTATTTGAGAAACGAAATAGAAAAGGATGGTCATTAAGTGAAACAAAAAGGCAGCTTAGAAGCCGTTATTTATTTGGAGCTATGATGGTAAGTGAGGGAATAGTTGATGGTCAGGTTCATGGCATTGAATGTTATTACACCTATGCTATTCGTCCAATCCTACAAACTATTCCACGAAAAAAAGGCGTAAATAAAGTCGCAGGAATGTATCTTATGATTTTCAAAGATAGAACCTTGATTTTTGCAGATCCTACGGTTAATATTAATCCAAGTTCAGAAGATTTAGCTGAAATTGCTATCCAAACAGCTGAAATGGCAAATTTTTTTGATATTAAACCTAAAATTGCCATGTTGTCCTTTTCAAATTTTGGAAGCTCAATGCACCCTGATGCGTATCGGGTCAAAAGAGCTGTTGAAATAATATCAGAAAAAAATCCAAATCTTATAGTTGAAGGTGAAATGCAGGCAGATACAGCCTTAATTGAAGAAATTCTTAAAAATGATTATCCTTTTAATCGTTTAGACGGAACTGCAAATGTTTTAATATTTCCAGAATTATCCTCCTGCAATATTTCTTATAAACTTTTAGAATGCCTTGGAGGTGCTAAAAAAGTTGGTCCTCTTCTTATGGGAATAAGCAAACCTTTTAATGTCCTCCCTCGAGGCACTGATATGGAAAATGTCGTTAATGTTACTGCTATAACTGTTGTTCAGGCTCAAGAAAAGAATAAGAATTAA